Proteins from a genomic interval of Xanthomonas sp. AM6:
- the phoU gene encoding phosphate signaling complex protein PhoU, translated as MNIPNEHIVKSYDEEQHRLVAEIVRMGETAVAQLEAALDVVERRDDNAALRIVVNDEAIDALEQSISHDVMRLALRGPMARDLREILAGLRIPADIERIGDYAANVAKRSIALNTSPPMPQTLGLRQLGTLAAQQVREALTAYQSGDADAALRVRQGDALLDAQYTALFRELLTYMMEDPRNITPCTHLLFMAKNLERIGDHATNIAENVWFLVHGDQPLPPRDKRDETSTTTTTTTGV; from the coding sequence ATGAACATCCCCAACGAGCACATCGTGAAGAGCTACGACGAAGAACAGCACCGCCTCGTTGCCGAGATCGTGCGCATGGGCGAGACCGCGGTGGCGCAGCTGGAAGCGGCGCTGGACGTGGTCGAACGCCGCGACGACAACGCCGCGCTGCGCATCGTCGTCAACGACGAGGCGATCGACGCGCTCGAGCAATCCATCAGCCACGACGTGATGCGCCTGGCGCTGCGCGGGCCGATGGCGCGCGACCTGCGCGAGATCCTGGCCGGCCTGCGCATCCCGGCCGACATCGAGCGCATCGGCGACTACGCCGCGAACGTGGCCAAGCGCTCGATCGCGCTGAACACCTCGCCGCCGATGCCGCAGACGCTGGGCCTGCGCCAGCTCGGCACGCTGGCCGCGCAGCAGGTGCGCGAAGCCCTGACCGCCTACCAGAGCGGCGATGCCGACGCCGCGCTGCGGGTGCGCCAGGGCGATGCGCTGCTGGACGCGCAGTACACCGCGCTGTTCCGCGAACTGCTGACCTACATGATGGAAGATCCGCGCAACATCACCCCGTGCACGCATCTGCTGTTCATGGCCAAGAACCTGGAGCGGATCGGCGACCACGCCACCAACATCGCCGAGAACGTGTGGTTCCTGGTGCACGGCGACCAGCCGCTGCCGCCGCGCGACAAGCGCGACGAGACCAGCACCACCACCACCACCACCACCGGCGTCTGA
- the rnr gene encoding ribonuclease R, translated as MTNRKTKSGKPGKPASHDTPAGKGGAPVAPPAAKKSRMPAWMPSLPSFLRRSPKPPLQPLHPPEPKSAPSSSRKAPPVADPFAAREAERYAEPIASREAILQLLDRCDGPQTLEELAAQLGLTEPSRMEALSKRLGAMLREAQLVQNRRGGYAPVQQTNLIPGVVIANPDGFGFLRPDEGGDDLFLPPYEMRKVLHGDRALANVTGIDRRGRREGSIARVIERGLTRLIGRFSMEGGIAYVVPDDKRIQRNVQIPLDAAGEARDGQLVVCELTSTPDGRRPPIGKIIAVLGDKLTPSLLVEAAIHGHELPYEFPQAVLDEAAAVPLTVEPAAIKGRVDLRQTPLVTIDGADAKDFDDAVFCEPNAEGFRLVVAIADVSHYVRPGTPLDTEAVRRATSVYFPGFVVPMLPETLSNGICSLNPKVDRMCFVCDMQIDRQGEVTGARFYEAVMNSHARLTYEQVWQAVGEKDEQVRKDVAAVLPHIERLYQLYHVLAKARARRGAIEFETSEVRFVLDNTGEVTQAGMLVRNDAHKLIEECMIAANVAAARHLLEARIPAPYRVHERPPESKYADLLEFLKEFKLSLPPWSKVVPGDYTKLLKKVRERPDAALLESVLLRSQSMAVYSPDNAGHFGLALEAYAHFTSPIRRYPDLLVHRAIKYALTRGAPDKYLYSPREMAALALQCSERERRADEAEREVDERYRAAWMEKHVGGQFDGVVSGVTSFGLFVELDQSKVNGLIHVTQLPQDYYQFDAVRKTLSGERRGMQFRLGDRVRILVLKASMEERKIDFRLVVEGEPMTDMPPPPERGQPAKRKKKKY; from the coding sequence ATGACCAATCGAAAAACCAAGTCCGGCAAGCCCGGCAAGCCCGCATCCCACGACACTCCCGCCGGCAAGGGCGGCGCCCCGGTCGCGCCGCCTGCGGCGAAGAAATCCCGGATGCCGGCGTGGATGCCCAGCCTCCCCAGTTTCCTGCGGCGCAGCCCCAAGCCGCCGTTGCAGCCGCTGCACCCGCCCGAACCCAAGTCCGCGCCGTCGTCCTCGCGCAAGGCGCCGCCGGTCGCCGATCCGTTCGCCGCGCGCGAGGCCGAGCGCTACGCCGAGCCGATCGCCAGCCGCGAGGCGATCCTGCAGTTGCTGGACCGCTGCGATGGCCCGCAGACCCTGGAAGAACTCGCCGCGCAACTCGGCCTGACCGAACCTTCGCGGATGGAGGCGTTGAGCAAGCGCCTGGGCGCGATGCTGCGCGAGGCGCAGCTGGTGCAGAACCGCCGCGGCGGCTACGCGCCGGTGCAGCAGACCAACCTGATCCCCGGCGTGGTGATCGCCAATCCCGACGGCTTCGGCTTCCTGCGCCCGGACGAGGGCGGCGACGACCTGTTCCTGCCGCCCTACGAGATGCGCAAGGTGCTGCATGGCGACCGCGCGCTGGCCAACGTCACCGGCATCGACCGCCGCGGCCGCCGCGAAGGCAGCATCGCGCGCGTGATCGAGCGCGGCCTGACCCGCCTGATCGGCCGTTTCAGCATGGAGGGCGGCATCGCCTACGTGGTGCCGGACGACAAGCGCATCCAGCGCAACGTGCAGATCCCGCTGGATGCGGCGGGCGAGGCGCGCGACGGCCAGCTGGTGGTGTGCGAACTGACGTCCACCCCGGACGGGCGGCGCCCGCCGATCGGCAAGATCATCGCGGTGCTCGGCGACAAGCTGACCCCGTCGCTGCTGGTGGAAGCGGCGATCCATGGCCACGAGCTGCCGTACGAATTCCCGCAGGCGGTACTCGACGAAGCCGCGGCGGTGCCGCTGACGGTGGAGCCGGCGGCGATCAAGGGCCGCGTGGACCTGCGGCAGACGCCGCTGGTGACCATCGACGGCGCCGACGCCAAGGACTTCGACGACGCGGTGTTCTGCGAACCGAACGCCGAGGGCTTCCGCCTGGTGGTGGCGATCGCCGACGTGTCGCATTACGTGCGCCCGGGCACGCCGCTGGACACGGAGGCGGTGCGCCGCGCCACCTCGGTGTACTTCCCCGGCTTCGTGGTGCCGATGCTGCCGGAGACGCTGTCCAACGGCATCTGCTCGCTCAATCCCAAGGTCGACCGCATGTGCTTCGTCTGCGACATGCAGATCGACCGCCAGGGCGAGGTGACCGGCGCGCGCTTCTACGAGGCGGTGATGAACTCGCACGCGCGGCTCACCTACGAGCAGGTGTGGCAGGCGGTGGGCGAGAAGGACGAGCAGGTGCGCAAGGACGTGGCCGCGGTGCTGCCGCACATCGAGCGCCTGTACCAGCTGTACCACGTGCTGGCCAAGGCGCGCGCGCGCCGCGGCGCGATCGAGTTCGAGACCTCCGAAGTGCGCTTCGTGCTCGACAACACCGGCGAGGTGACCCAGGCCGGCATGCTGGTGCGCAACGATGCGCACAAGCTGATCGAGGAGTGCATGATCGCCGCCAACGTGGCCGCGGCGCGGCACCTGCTGGAGGCGCGCATCCCCGCGCCGTACCGCGTGCACGAGCGGCCGCCGGAGTCCAAGTACGCCGACCTGCTCGAGTTCCTCAAGGAATTCAAGCTGAGCCTGCCGCCGTGGAGCAAGGTGGTGCCGGGCGACTACACCAAGCTGCTGAAGAAGGTGCGCGAGCGCCCGGACGCGGCGCTGCTGGAGTCGGTGCTGCTGCGCAGCCAGAGCATGGCGGTGTACTCGCCGGACAACGCCGGCCATTTCGGCCTGGCGCTGGAGGCGTACGCGCACTTCACCTCGCCGATCCGCCGCTATCCGGACCTGCTGGTGCACCGCGCGATCAAGTACGCGCTGACCCGCGGCGCGCCGGACAAGTACCTGTACTCGCCGCGCGAGATGGCGGCGCTGGCGCTGCAGTGCTCCGAGCGCGAGCGCCGCGCCGACGAGGCCGAGCGCGAGGTCGACGAGCGCTACCGCGCGGCGTGGATGGAGAAGCACGTCGGCGGCCAGTTCGACGGCGTGGTCAGCGGCGTCACCAGCTTCGGCCTGTTCGTGGAGCTGGACCAGTCCAAGGTCAACGGCCTGATCCACGTGACCCAGCTGCCGCAGGACTATTACCAGTTCGACGCGGTGCGCAAGACCCTGTCCGGCGAGCGCCGCGGCATGCAGTTCCGGCTCGGCGACCGGGTCCGCATCCTGGTGCTCAAGGCCAGCATGGAGGAGCGCAAGATCGACTTCCGCCTGGTCGTGGAAGGCGAGCCGATGACCGACATGCCGCCGCCGCCGGAACGCGGCCAGCCGGCCAAGCGCAAGAAAAAGAAGTACTGA
- the rnt gene encoding ribonuclease T — MNDHVDSPSQPLAITPMSRRFRGYLPVVVDVETGGFDWNRHALLEIAAVPIEMDDFGQLYPGATASAHVVPAPGTAIDPKSLEVTGIILDHPFRFAKPEREALDHVFAPVRAAVKKYGCQRAILVGHNAHFDLNFLNATVARCGHKRNPFHPFSVFDTVTLAGIAYGQTVLARAVQAAGFDWNAADAHSAVYDTEQTARLFCKIANAWPAPQLG, encoded by the coding sequence ATGAACGATCACGTCGACAGCCCGTCCCAGCCCCTTGCCATCACTCCCATGTCGCGGCGTTTCCGCGGCTACCTGCCGGTGGTGGTGGACGTGGAGACCGGCGGCTTCGACTGGAACCGGCATGCGCTGCTGGAGATCGCCGCGGTGCCGATCGAGATGGACGATTTCGGCCAGCTGTATCCCGGCGCCACCGCCAGCGCGCACGTGGTGCCGGCGCCCGGCACCGCCATCGACCCGAAATCGCTGGAAGTCACCGGCATCATCCTCGACCACCCGTTCCGCTTCGCCAAGCCCGAGCGCGAAGCGCTGGACCACGTGTTCGCGCCGGTGCGCGCGGCGGTGAAGAAATACGGCTGCCAGCGCGCGATCCTGGTCGGCCACAACGCGCACTTCGACCTGAATTTCCTCAACGCCACCGTTGCCCGCTGCGGCCACAAGCGCAACCCGTTCCACCCCTTCAGCGTATTCGACACGGTGACCCTGGCCGGCATCGCCTACGGCCAGACCGTACTGGCACGCGCGGTGCAGGCGGCCGGCTTCGACTGGAACGCCGCCGACGCGCACAGCGCGGTCTACGACACCGAGCAGACCGCACGGCTGTTCTGCAAGATCGCCAACGCCTGGCCGGCGCCGCAGCTCGGCTGA
- a CDS encoding ligand-binding sensor domain-containing diguanylate cyclase, whose translation MLFGAGTAAADDAPAAGPPPLRDYAVDAWTSRNGLPHNSLRDLAQTADGRLWFATWEGLVRYNGLDFAVIDRSTRPGLPDNGVGSLYVGRDGALWLSDSRGNLGRYDRAGRWRFWVQPPGWPRALIHAMTQDRHGRLWLLFEGNGLGCLWPDGRFDYQAPAPDVPLAASFPHIAVDDRDRVWIGSLDGLLYRDAQGALRRAPAAFGLPPGLAWPYRDADGTLWLVAGENVYRLQGERAVLMHRLPGHGHFTAMLRDRNGELWLGTENQGLLRIGRHGVEHMAPGEVLPNGRIVSLLEDAEGSIWIGANGGLFRLRETLFTSYTRHDGLSGDYVRALLEAPDGALWIGSAAGLDRMAADGTVAPVGLRNADGSAPSVLSLARGADGDLWVGTYADGVYRMRQGRVLRHYGQGDGLPSGHVRAISVDRAGTVWIGTQRGLVRIDGEQARAADVPGLPQGLITALASIDGALWIGSVEGTSVLRDGQVQRLPLEPLGGARSVFGFQALGRDMWISTDRGLHRYRDGRLARVGLEQGMPVDTVFQLVRDRLGNVWISSNRGVLRTSADALDAVADGRAGTLQVTRYNEIDGMANAQGNGSSGPSMIVRGDGSVWLVTAGGVSTVDPRRLQRFRERLPPPAAIETVLLDGRPLAWRSQSRLPGATRIAVSYVGLSYLLPERIRYRTRLDGLDAEWVERGQQRSVEFVGLPPGDYILHVAAAHPDGAWSTREAIWRFSVAPLWWQRRSVQAGAALALLLGMVALYRYLIGRYKRRNLRLERLVEQRTGDLRLQTERLLQADADKNRLLAKLQDQADAFERQAHEDALTALPNRRHFDEVLARDVRRAQRSGTPLCLLVIDIDRFKQINDGYSHATGDAVLREVGRLLAEACRGSDLAARLGGEEFAVVLSDTTLADAERMAARLRELFHARPQWADGPALRVTFSAGLVALGAEETPSQLLQRADVALYRAKSGGRDRVCVG comes from the coding sequence TTGCTGTTCGGCGCAGGCACCGCCGCGGCGGACGACGCGCCCGCCGCCGGGCCGCCGCCGCTGCGCGACTACGCCGTGGACGCGTGGACCTCGCGCAACGGCCTGCCGCACAACTCGCTGCGCGACCTGGCGCAGACCGCGGACGGGCGCCTGTGGTTCGCGACCTGGGAAGGGCTGGTGCGCTACAACGGCCTGGACTTCGCGGTGATCGACCGCAGCACCCGTCCCGGCCTGCCCGACAACGGCGTCGGTTCGCTGTACGTGGGCCGCGACGGCGCGCTATGGCTCAGCGACTCGCGCGGCAACCTGGGCCGCTACGACCGCGCCGGCCGCTGGCGCTTCTGGGTGCAGCCGCCGGGCTGGCCGCGCGCGTTGATCCACGCCATGACCCAGGACCGCCATGGGCGGCTGTGGCTGCTGTTCGAAGGCAACGGGCTGGGCTGCCTGTGGCCGGACGGCCGCTTCGACTACCAGGCGCCGGCGCCGGACGTGCCGCTGGCGGCGAGCTTCCCGCACATCGCCGTCGACGACCGCGACCGGGTCTGGATCGGCAGCCTGGACGGCCTGCTGTACCGCGACGCGCAGGGCGCGCTGCGGCGCGCGCCGGCGGCGTTCGGGCTGCCGCCGGGGCTGGCCTGGCCGTACCGCGACGCGGACGGCACGTTGTGGCTGGTCGCCGGCGAGAACGTGTACCGGCTGCAGGGCGAGCGCGCGGTGCTGATGCATCGGCTGCCGGGCCACGGCCATTTCACCGCGATGCTGCGCGATCGCAACGGCGAGCTGTGGCTGGGCACCGAGAACCAGGGCCTGCTGCGCATTGGCCGCCATGGCGTCGAGCACATGGCGCCGGGCGAGGTGCTGCCCAACGGGCGCATCGTGAGCCTACTCGAGGACGCCGAAGGCAGCATCTGGATCGGCGCCAACGGCGGCCTGTTCCGGCTGCGCGAAACCCTGTTCACCAGCTACACGCGCCACGACGGACTCAGCGGCGACTACGTGCGCGCCTTGCTGGAGGCGCCCGACGGCGCGCTGTGGATCGGCAGCGCCGCCGGGCTCGACCGGATGGCGGCGGACGGCACGGTCGCGCCGGTGGGCTTGCGCAACGCCGACGGCAGCGCGCCGTCGGTGCTGAGCCTGGCGCGCGGCGCCGACGGCGACCTGTGGGTCGGCACCTATGCCGACGGTGTGTACCGGATGCGCCAGGGCCGCGTACTTCGCCACTACGGCCAGGGCGACGGCCTGCCCAGCGGCCACGTGCGCGCGATCAGCGTGGACCGCGCCGGCACGGTGTGGATCGGCACCCAGCGCGGGCTGGTGCGCATCGACGGCGAGCAGGCGCGCGCCGCCGACGTACCTGGCCTGCCGCAGGGCCTGATCACCGCGCTGGCCAGCATCGACGGCGCGCTGTGGATCGGCTCGGTCGAGGGCACCTCGGTGCTGCGCGACGGCCAGGTGCAGCGGCTGCCGCTGGAGCCGCTGGGCGGCGCGCGCAGCGTGTTCGGCTTCCAGGCGCTGGGCCGCGACATGTGGATCTCCACCGATCGCGGCCTGCACCGCTATCGCGACGGCCGCCTGGCGCGGGTCGGGCTGGAGCAGGGCATGCCGGTGGACACCGTGTTCCAGCTGGTCCGCGACCGCCTCGGCAACGTCTGGATCAGCAGCAACCGCGGCGTGCTGCGGACCAGCGCCGACGCGCTCGACGCGGTCGCCGACGGCCGCGCCGGCACGCTGCAGGTGACCCGCTACAACGAGATCGACGGCATGGCCAATGCGCAGGGCAACGGCAGCTCCGGCCCGTCGATGATCGTGCGCGGCGACGGCAGCGTGTGGCTGGTCACCGCCGGCGGCGTCAGCACGGTCGATCCGCGGCGGCTGCAGCGCTTCCGCGAGCGTCTGCCGCCGCCGGCGGCGATCGAGACCGTGCTGCTGGACGGGCGCCCGCTGGCCTGGCGCAGCCAGTCGCGCCTGCCCGGCGCCACCCGCATCGCGGTGTCCTACGTCGGGCTCAGCTACCTGTTGCCCGAGCGCATCCGCTACCGCACCCGGCTCGACGGCCTGGATGCGGAGTGGGTCGAACGCGGCCAGCAGCGCAGTGTCGAATTCGTCGGCCTGCCGCCGGGCGACTACATCCTGCACGTGGCCGCGGCGCATCCGGACGGCGCGTGGAGCACGCGCGAGGCGATATGGCGTTTCAGCGTGGCGCCGTTGTGGTGGCAGCGGCGCAGCGTGCAGGCCGGCGCGGCGCTGGCGCTGCTGCTCGGCATGGTGGCGCTGTACCGCTACCTGATCGGCCGCTACAAGCGCCGCAACCTGCGCCTGGAGCGGCTGGTCGAGCAGCGCACCGGCGACCTGCGCCTGCAGACCGAGCGGCTGCTGCAGGCCGATGCCGACAAGAACCGGCTGCTGGCCAAACTGCAGGACCAGGCCGACGCGTTCGAACGCCAGGCCCACGAGGACGCGCTGACCGCGCTGCCGAACCGCCGCCATTTCGACGAGGTGCTGGCCCGCGACGTGCGCCGCGCGCAGCGCAGCGGCACCCCGCTGTGCCTGCTGGTCATCGATATCGACCGTTTCAAGCAGATCAACGACGGCTATTCGCACGCTACCGGCGATGCGGTGCTGCGCGAGGTCGGGCGCCTGCTCGCCGAGGCCTGCCGCGGCTCCGACTTGGCGGCGCGGCTGGGCGGGGAGGAATTCGCGGTCGTGCTCAGCGACACCACGCTGGCCGACGCCGAGCGCATGGCCGCGCGGCTGCGCGAGCTGTTCCACGCGCGTCCGCAATGGGCCGACGGCCCGGCGCTGCGGGTGACCTTCAGCGCCGGGCTGGTGGCGCTGGGCGCGGAGGAAACGCCCAGCCAGCTGCTGCAGCGCGCGGACGTGGCGCTGTATCGGGCCAAGAGCGGCGGGCGGGACCGGGTCTGCGTGGGCTGA
- a CDS encoding RcnB family protein, with translation MKRIIGSVLALSLLASGGAFAAGQNSHDRDHDRPQDRNDHRDDRGPQQARHDDHRDDRRDDRHDDRHDNGRHEGWRHHQRGERLALGHRGDRVPDYRKHGLRAPPRGHEWRRVDDQYVLIAVATGIIASVVANSR, from the coding sequence ATGAAGCGCATCATCGGTTCGGTCCTCGCACTGTCGCTGCTGGCCTCCGGCGGCGCCTTCGCCGCCGGCCAGAACAGCCACGATCGCGACCACGATCGGCCCCAGGATCGCAACGACCACCGCGACGACCGCGGCCCGCAGCAGGCGCGCCACGACGACCATCGCGACGATCGTCGCGACGACCGCCATGACGATCGCCACGACAACGGCCGCCACGAAGGCTGGCGCCACCACCAGCGCGGCGAACGCCTCGCGCTCGGCCATCGCGGCGATCGCGTGCCGGACTACCGCAAGCACGGCCTGAGGGCGCCGCCGCGCGGCCACGAGTGGCGCCGGGTCGACGACCAGTACGTGCTGATCGCCGTCGCCACCGGCATCATCGCCAGCGTCGTCGCCAACAGCCGCTGA
- a CDS encoding GFA family protein, with protein MDHDQYSGGCQCGAVRFRVRGRLDDASICHCRMCQKAFGAYYAPLVSTRGAELVWTRGAPAHFQSSNLVRRGFCADCGTPLTYEAPDGIALAAGAFDDPAALPPRIQYGLEGKLPFVDGLHRLPAMRTEGDLEAAPFLAQLVSRQHPDHDTEHWPA; from the coding sequence ATGGACCACGATCAGTACAGCGGCGGTTGCCAGTGCGGGGCGGTGCGCTTCCGCGTGCGCGGCCGGCTCGACGACGCCTCGATCTGCCATTGCCGGATGTGCCAGAAGGCGTTCGGCGCCTACTACGCGCCGCTGGTGTCCACGCGCGGCGCGGAGCTGGTGTGGACGCGCGGGGCGCCGGCGCATTTCCAGTCCTCCAACCTGGTGCGGCGCGGTTTCTGCGCCGATTGCGGCACGCCGCTGACCTACGAGGCGCCGGACGGCATCGCGCTGGCCGCCGGCGCGTTCGACGACCCGGCGGCGTTGCCGCCGCGGATCCAGTACGGGCTGGAGGGCAAGCTGCCGTTCGTGGACGGCCTGCACCGCTTGCCGGCGATGCGCACCGAGGGCGATCTGGAGGCGGCGCCGTTCCTTGCGCAGCTGGTATCGCGCCAGCATCCGGACCACGACACCGAGCATTGGCCTGCCTGA
- the rlmB gene encoding 23S rRNA (guanosine(2251)-2'-O)-methyltransferase RlmB, with protein sequence MSKQNQWIVGVNAVASSIENDADNVREVLVEAGSKNPRLVEIEENARRKGIEVRRVNTQALDGVGGSVRHQGVAARYAAARTWGENELEGLVAAAEGRALLLVLDGVQDPHNLGACLRSAAAAGATAVVIPKDKSAPVNATVRKTSAGAADRIPIVAVTNLARCLRELQKQGVWIYGLVGEAETSLYAQDLRGNVALVLGGESDGLRRLTREHCDGLVKIPMPGDIESLNVSVATGVTLFEAVRQRMG encoded by the coding sequence ATGAGCAAGCAGAACCAGTGGATCGTCGGCGTCAACGCCGTGGCCTCGTCGATCGAGAACGATGCCGACAACGTGCGCGAAGTGCTGGTGGAGGCGGGCAGCAAGAACCCGCGGCTGGTGGAGATCGAGGAGAACGCGCGGCGCAAGGGCATCGAGGTGCGGCGGGTCAACACCCAGGCATTGGACGGCGTCGGCGGGTCGGTGCGGCACCAGGGCGTGGCCGCGCGCTATGCGGCGGCGCGCACCTGGGGCGAGAACGAACTGGAAGGGCTGGTCGCCGCCGCCGAGGGCCGCGCGCTGCTGCTGGTGCTCGACGGCGTGCAGGATCCGCACAACCTCGGCGCCTGCCTGCGCAGCGCGGCGGCGGCCGGCGCCACCGCGGTGGTGATTCCGAAGGACAAGTCGGCGCCGGTCAACGCCACCGTGCGCAAGACCTCGGCCGGCGCCGCCGACCGCATCCCGATCGTGGCGGTGACCAACCTGGCGCGCTGCCTGCGCGAGCTGCAGAAGCAGGGCGTGTGGATCTACGGCCTGGTCGGCGAGGCCGAGACCTCGCTGTACGCGCAGGACCTGCGCGGCAACGTGGCGCTGGTGCTGGGCGGCGAATCCGACGGCCTGCGCCGGCTCACGCGCGAGCATTGCGACGGCCTGGTCAAGATCCCGATGCCCGGCGACATCGAAAGCCTCAACGTGTCGGTGGCGACCGGCGTGACCCTGTTCGAGGCGGTGCGGCAACGCATGGGGTGA
- the gvpU gene encoding gas vesicle accessory protein GvpU, with amino-acid sequence MTAQDETPSNPEAIKLSFDGQSVDWYLQKLVSVVNTSDVQFGVTLFVEGAIVSGVLVSGRKYFETFAQEFSTAYPGDAEGKESIRQAFASHASIYDAGNDGQAASPPQFIHLIDSRHFSPGGQPLPNNRGVLWRGKINAVSGFSLGSLTAEQA; translated from the coding sequence ATGACCGCTCAAGACGAAACCCCCTCCAACCCGGAAGCGATCAAGCTGTCGTTCGACGGCCAGAGTGTCGACTGGTACCTGCAGAAGCTGGTCTCGGTGGTCAACACCTCCGACGTGCAGTTCGGCGTCACCCTGTTCGTCGAAGGCGCCATCGTGTCGGGCGTGCTGGTCAGCGGCAGGAAATACTTCGAGACGTTCGCGCAGGAGTTCTCCACCGCCTATCCCGGCGACGCCGAAGGCAAGGAGAGCATCCGCCAGGCCTTCGCCAGCCATGCCTCGATCTACGACGCCGGGAACGACGGGCAAGCCGCCTCGCCTCCGCAATTCATCCACTTGATCGATTCGCGCCACTTCTCCCCGGGCGGCCAGCCGTTGCCGAACAACCGCGGCGTGCTGTGGCGCGGCAAGATCAATGCCGTGTCCGGCTTCAGCCTGGGATCGCTCACCGCCGAGCAGGCCTGA
- a CDS encoding GNAT family N-acetyltransferase → MWTLFRSVIAPGDTLPFSDGVDCDTFRAHWFGAHIAYVAVAGARLLGMYKLGANYPDLGAHVATATYLVDPSAQGKGVGRALVEHSLAQAQRDGFMAMQFNYVVSTNRPTMALYRKLGFAIVGTLPKAFRHRQLGLVDAHVMFKFLQAQDS, encoded by the coding sequence ATGTGGACGCTCTTTCGGTCCGTCATCGCCCCTGGCGACACCCTGCCCTTTTCCGATGGCGTGGACTGCGACACCTTTCGCGCGCACTGGTTTGGCGCCCACATCGCGTATGTGGCCGTGGCCGGCGCGCGCCTGCTCGGCATGTACAAACTTGGCGCCAACTACCCGGATCTGGGCGCGCATGTCGCCACCGCGACCTACCTCGTGGACCCGTCCGCGCAAGGCAAGGGCGTGGGCCGCGCGCTGGTCGAGCACAGCCTTGCCCAAGCGCAGCGCGATGGTTTCATGGCCATGCAGTTCAACTACGTCGTGAGCACCAATCGCCCGACCATGGCGCTGTACCGGAAGCTCGGCTTCGCCATCGTCGGTACGCTGCCCAAGGCCTTCCGGCATCGGCAACTGGGCCTGGTGGATGCCCACGTCATGTTCAAGTTCCTGCAAGCGCAAGACTCCTGA
- the pstB gene encoding phosphate ABC transporter ATP-binding protein PstB — MNDQHNAAPMHRIAMPTGHTALAPSPVKVAARGLDFYYDKYHALKGINIEVPEKRVTALIGPSGCGKSTLLRIFNRIYALYPKLEARGEVLLDGENILSPKYPMNRLRSKVGMVFQKPVPFPMTIFENVAYGIRHHEKLSKADMNDRVEQALRQGALWDEVKDKLGQSALGLSGGQQQRLCIARAVALRPDVLLLDEPTSALDPISTSRIEQLVEELKTDYTIVIVTHNMQQAARVSDYTAFMYLGDLIEHDRTEIIFSQPSKQQTEDYITGRFG, encoded by the coding sequence ATGAACGATCAGCACAACGCCGCACCGATGCACCGCATCGCCATGCCCACCGGGCACACCGCGCTGGCGCCATCGCCGGTCAAGGTGGCCGCGCGCGGCCTGGACTTCTACTACGACAAGTACCACGCGCTGAAGGGCATCAACATCGAGGTGCCGGAAAAGCGCGTCACCGCGCTGATCGGCCCGTCCGGCTGCGGCAAGTCCACCCTGCTGCGCATCTTCAACCGCATCTACGCGCTGTATCCGAAGCTGGAGGCGCGCGGCGAGGTGCTGCTGGACGGCGAGAACATCCTGTCGCCGAAGTACCCGATGAACCGCCTGCGCAGCAAGGTCGGCATGGTGTTCCAGAAGCCGGTGCCGTTCCCGATGACCATCTTCGAGAACGTCGCCTACGGCATCCGCCACCACGAGAAGCTGTCCAAGGCGGACATGAACGACCGCGTCGAGCAGGCGCTGCGCCAGGGCGCGCTGTGGGACGAGGTCAAGGACAAGCTCGGGCAGAGCGCGCTGGGCCTGTCCGGCGGCCAGCAGCAGCGCCTGTGCATCGCCCGCGCGGTGGCCCTGCGCCCGGACGTGCTGCTGCTCGACGAGCCGACCTCGGCGCTGGACCCGATTTCCACTAGCCGCATCGAGCAACTGGTCGAAGAGCTGAAGACCGACTACACCATCGTCATCGTCACCCACAACATGCAGCAGGCCGCGCGCGTCTCGGACTACACGGCCTTCATGTACCTGGGCGACCTGATCGAGCACGACCGCACCGAGATCATCTTCTCGCAGCCCAGCAAGCAGCAGACCGAAGACTACATCACCGGCCGTTTCGGCTGA